Below is a window of Alistipes sp. ZOR0009 DNA.
ACGAGTTTGGATTTTATCGGCTGCACGAGGAGGCCTTTACGCTCATGGTTTCCCAAATAGAGAAGCCCGTGGTGATTGTCTTCCATACGGTGCTACCCCATCCGAATGAGGCGCTAAAGGCTAAGCTAATAGCACTCACTAAGGCGTGTACCTCCATTGTGGTGATGACCAACCGCTCGAGGGAGGTACTGGTACAGGACTACGACGTGCCGCTACGTAAGATTGTGGTTATACCCCACGGAACCCACCTGGTGGCGCATCTCGACAAGAATATGCTTAAGAGGAAGCATGGGCTCGAAGGGCGGAAGGTGCTATCTACCTTTGGTCTGCTAAGCTCGGGCAAGAACATAGAAACAACCCTACAGGCGCTACCCTCCATTGTTAAGGCGCAGCCCGAGGTTATGTTTCTGATTATAGGGAAAACGCACCCCGAGGTGGTAAAGAGCGAGGGAGAGGTGTACCGTCAGCGGCTCACCGAAAAGGTAAAGGAGTATGGATTGCAGGATAATGTACGCTTTATAAACAGTTACCTGGCCCTGCCCGAGCTGCTCGAATACCTGCAGCTCTCCGATATTTACGTGTTTAGCAGCAACGACCCCAACCAGGCGGTAAGCGGCACCTTTGCCTACGCCATGAGCTGTGGCTGCCCCATCATATCCACCCCCATCCCTCACGCAAAGGAGGTGCTAACCAGCGATACGGGCATCATCTTCGACTTTGGGAACTCGGTACAGCTGGCCGATAGCGTTGTACGCCTGCTAAACGACGACCAGCTGCGGAGAAGCATCCGAATAAATACCCTTCAAAAGATAGTGTCAACCGCGTGGGAGAACTCGGCAGAGGCGCACGCCCGGCTGCTTAGCCGAATAGCTGATGGTGAGCTTAGGCTAAAGTATCAGCTGCCTGGTATGAACCTTAACCATATAAAAAAGCTGACTACCGATTTTGGTATGGTTCAGTTCTCGAAGGTAAACCAGCCCGACTTAGACTCGGGCTACACGCTCGACGACAATGCCCGGGCACTTGTTGCCCTTTGCATGCACTACGAGGCAACTACCAACAGGGGCGATTTATTCTACATTAAGACTTACCTTAACTTTATTAGACACTGCCAGCAAGCCGACGGCAAATTTCTAAACTACGTAGATCGGGAAGGAAATTTTACGGTGCAGAATGCTGCCACCAACCTCGACGATGCCAACGGAAGGGCAATATGGGCTTTAGGCTACCTTGTTTCGCAAAAAGCCATACTTCCTTCTGAGCTGGTTGTATTTGCCCAAACCATGCTGCAAAAGTCGCTCCCCCAGCTGCAGGCTATGCACTCTACGCGGGCGCTAGCTTTTGCCATAAAGGGGCTATACTTCTACTTCAAGACATTCAGATCCGACACCGTGCAGATGCTTGTACGCCAGCTGGCCAACCGGCTAGCCAACATGTATAGGCACGAGTCGGAGAGCGGCTGGCGATGGTTTGAGAGCTACCTTACCTACGCCAACAGCGTACTCCCCGAGGCCATGCTGTACGCTTGGCTGGTGGTAGACGATGCCGCCTATAAGCTGATCGCCTTTCAGTCGTTCGACTTTCTGCTATCGCAAACCTTTACCGAGGGACGTATAGAGGTCATATCTAACCGGGGCTGGCATCAGAAGGGGAAAAAGAAGGCTCACTTTGGCGAGCAGCCCATAGATGTGGCCTACACCATAATGGCTCTCAGTAAGTTTTACGAGATAGGGCATCAAAAGGAGTATCTACTCAAGATGCAGGTTGCCTTTAGCTGGTTCTTAGGAAATAACCATCTCCGTCAAACCATCTACAACCCTTGCACGGGCGGATGCTACGACGGGTTGGAGCAGCATAACATCAACCTGAATCAGGGGGCCGAGTCGGCTGTTAGCTACCTGATGGCTCGCCTGACGGTAGAAGCAGGAGTGAAAAGAACCCTATCGCCCCCCATGCTACAGCTAGGCTACATAAAACGGAAGTATGCGCAGCACCAGCTATTCGCCTCGACGTATAGCCAGCGGCGCGTAATTCGGTAATCCCTTATATCATACCATACCCACTTACGGCCATTTTTAGACGTTCGGATATGTTTAACATCGAGGATAGAAGTACAGAGGGCGCTGAGATAATCTAATCTATGAATCAAACCACCGGCTCCAGTTCAGCACCCTCTGCTACTTTTTCCTTACTGCAGTAAGGTATTGTATGCCGATTTGTATTACCAATTGGGGTGTAAGCCTTATTGGTAAAAAGCATGTATAAACGGCAAAAACGTTTATCTGTAGGTGTCTGTGGAGTAGGGCGGCGTTTTTGCCATCTCCTTTTCTCCAATCGCTACGGCTCACATGGAATCAGGTCGTAGCCATTTGGCACTCCAACCATCTACCAATACTATCCTTTTGTTATGGCATCGTTTCGAACCTTACCCAGCTGTGGCCGTTCAAAAAGTAGATAACTCGCTGGCAGCGCCTTTGCCTGCCAAGCAAAAAAACGATGTACCATGGAACGATTCCTTTACCTGCTGGCGGTAATTCTGGTTATCGCATGGCTTTTAGGCTACTTTGCATTTAATGTAAGCGGCATTATTCACATCCTTCTGGTGCTAGCCGTTATTTCCATATTGCTAAGCATCATCAGAGGACGACGAGCAAGCTAGCTTACAGAAAGGGGAGAGGAGACTCTTTGGCTAGCAGGAGTCTCCTTTCATGCCATAGTGGCCGGATGAAGTTTTTGCTAAAGGAAAAATGAAGTGGGGATTTCCTATATGCTAATAGGTTGTTTTTGCTGGATGTATATTTCTTCCTGCTACTTTTTTGGCGCAAAAAAGTAGCGCAAAAAACATGGCGGAAATTAACTCGCACCATCGGCTTATAGGTTCTTGAGGTTTTGTGTTGCGGTGGTAGAACGATTGTCGTTTTCTCATTTGGTCACAAGCTGCCTTCCGAGTGTTGCTCAAACAAATATTTTCGCCGTTGGTTGTGTGGCTACGCCACGGGTGTTTACGGATGGAATGTTTGGGGCTTTTATATGTCAGAGTGGCCGGAAGATGTTTTTGCTAAATGAAAAATGATGTGCGGATTTCCTATATGCTAATAGGTTGTTTTGCTGGATAGATATTTCTTCCTGCTACTTTTTTGGCGCAAAAAAGTAGCGCAAAAAACATGGCGGAAATTAACTCGCACCATCGGCTTATAGGTCCTTGATGTTTTTTGTTGCGGTGGTAGAACGATTGTCGTTTTCTCATTTGGTCACAAGCTGCCTTCCGAGTGTTACTCAAACAAAAACCGTAGCGCAGCGGAGCTCGGCGACTGCAAGGAGCCAATTTCCGCCGTTAGTTGTGTGGCTACGCCACGGGTGTTGACGGATGGAATGTTTGGGGCTTTTATATGCCATAGCGGCCGGAAGTAGTAAGGCGCTGCTGTTGGCGTAATTGTAGCGGAATATGTGATTTGCGATGTGAGTAATGCGATTTTCGATATGAGTATTGAGTCGTGAGATTTGAGTAATGAGATATGCAACTTCTTTGCTGATGGTCGTATTTAAAGTTTTATATCCAGCACCTGAATCGAGGAAGTCCTACTTCGGCTGCAAATGCTTCTAAAAGAAAAAGCTCTCCATCCGTAATAAAAGTGGCGTAAGCCACACATTTAACGACGAAAATCCCTGTTTGAGCAACGCTCGGTAGGTCGTCCCTATTGTAATGCACCGTCCTAATGCATTCTGCAGGTGTTAAGTAAATATCTAAGCATCTATAAGCCGACGGTGCGAGTTAATTTTCGTCATGTTTTTTGGTTACTTTTTTGCGCCAAAAAAGTAATGTAAGAAATTAGTAGTACGTAGCATCCGTAATAAAGATAGCGTAAGCCACACATGCGATATGCGACTTCCTTGCTAATGTCCGTATCTAAAGTTTTATATACAGCATCTGAATCGATAATGCTTTACTTCGGCTGCAAATGCTCTTAAAAGAAAAAATCCTCCATCCGTAATAAAGGTGGCGTTAGCCATACATTAGATATGCGATGTGAGTATTGAGTATTGAGATTTGCGATATGCTAGTTATTCGCAGATGCTTGTTCTCTTATGCTTTCCTGCTACTTTTTTGGCGCAAAAAAGTAACGTAAGAAATTAATAATACGTAGCATCCGTAATAAAGATAGCGTAAGCAACACATGCGATATGCGACCACCTTGCTAATGTCCGCATCTAAAGTTTTATATACAGCATCTGAATCGAGAATGCCCTACTTCGGCAGCAAATGCTATATAGCGAGATAATTTTCTATCCGTAATAAAAGTGGCGTAAGGCACACATTAGATATGTGATGTGAGTATTGAGTATTGCGATATGCTAGTTATTCGCAGATGCTTGTTCTCTTATGCTTTCCTGCTACTTTTTTGCGCCAAAAAAGTAACGTAAGCAATTCACATCCCACATCTCACTACTCAAATCTCATTACCCACATCTCACATCCCCTTCTTTCGAATTGCTTTTATAAAAAAAAGAATTCGAAAGGAATCGAAAGTGGTAATGCACGACAGTAAGCCCCTTAGCCGCATCGCATCCCCTCTTTCACCTAGCCGTAAAGCACACCCCATTCAAGCTGGTAGGTCTGGTTTTGCATCTTTTTATGCCCTACAAGCCGTATAATGCGGTTTACACCTTAAAGTAAAGTAGCATACACACCAATTTTTGGCTTCTGAGTAGACTTATTTTCGCTCTGAGTAGATTCATTTGCACCACTGACCTCATTTATTTTCGCTCTGAGTAGATTTATTTGCACCACTGAGTACATTTATTTTTGTTCTGAGTAGATTGTTTGCACTGCTGACTTCATCTGTTTTTGCTCTGAGTAGATTCATTTGCACCTCTGACCTCATTTATTTTCGCACTGAGTAGATTTATTTGCACCACTGACCTCACTTATTTTTGCTCTGAGTAGATTCATTTACACCACTGACCTCATTTATTTTCGTTCTGAGTTGATTGTTTGCACCGCTGACCTCATCTAATTTTGCTCTGAGTAGATTTATTTACACCACTGACCTCATTTATTTTACTTACGAGTAGATCTATTTTACTTACGAGTATATTTCTTTTTGTTATGAGTATACTTTTTGCAATCCTTAAAACAGCCATTTTTGCCCCAACCTCCCATGTTTTCACTCCGAGTATACCTATGTTTCTTTCGAGTACATTTGTTTTTGTTACAAGTAGTTTTTTGCAATTGCTTAAAATGGACGTTTTACATCCATACCTATATTCTATAAAGGAGGCTTATCACAACCTCTAAAACAAGCTACTCCTAGCGCCTGCCTCCAGCTTCGAGCGTGCAATTCCAATCCTTTTACTCTGATTATAGCCAACTCCTAGTAAAAGAGGGGCCATGCACCTCTTTTTTTTAGTAGCCACCCTTTACCGCTACCGTTGCCCCCCTTACCGCATGCCCATAACATGCGGGCACCTACCGCAACCAGCACCCGGCAGCTGCCACCCCTGCCCATTTATTTACTTTTTTATGCAATTTGTTAACGTAAATCGAATAACGGTAAGGTTTATTAGCTATTTTAGACCGCAAATTATAGCTGTAAACCTTTAGTAAGTATGGTTCTCTTGGTTCGTCTTCTTACGCGCTGCCGTTCGGGTGGTGCAGGTTTGCAGTTATGGTAGGAAATGCTGCTATTACTTTTCGTATTTGGAAGATAGCTGCAGCTGCAGCGCCCAAACCTGTACAGGTACCCTGTACGGGGTACATATGTGGGTAATGCAAAAATAATTGCAGCTAGCTGCGAGTACTGAGATGTTAGCATCAATTGCAAAAAAAACGTAACCAAAAAACATTATGGAACAAGAGAAAGAGAAGATTCCGTTGCAACAAATGAATGATAAAATTGCTAATAGAAACAGTATTTTGAAAATAATAGTTGTTACTGTGTTTTCTATTTTATTAGCATACAAAATTGCTATTTCTGATTCAAAATTTGACTTTACTCAGTTTGATTTTTCAGATTTATTGTCTCTGATTCTTGCATTGTTTTCTGTTGCATTATCTGTTGCATTTTATTTTAAGGCAACTGATACCAGTAATAAGTTTTATGATAATACATATAAGTTTACAAAGGAGATATCAGAGATTCTTGGCAGAATTGAGGCAGGATTTGGTGAGAAACTTAAACATCTTGATGAAGGTTATACAGGGCTAGTTGACAAATTTGATGGCAGTGGTAAAAAAACAAAAAACATTGATATTGAAACTGCTAAAAAAGAGTTAGATACAGAAAAGGAAAAGTTAGAGAAGGAAATAAAAGAAAAGAATCAAATTCTAACACAGTTAATGACTAAAGCTAATTTAAGTACTAAAGAGAGAGAAGAGTACACAAAGAAGATTAGTGATAAGGATAAGGAGATCAGTAATCTTTCCTCTGAATTGGATTATATGAAACGAAGACTAATTGAGACTGAACATATGAAAGAAAGTGAGATAGTACATAGCATTCCACCTCATTTGCGAGAATATTTAATGAAGTATATTAAGATGGAATGTGACCCTGCTGACTTACTTCATGACCCACACGAATATCTGATGGATAGACTTTCAGGTCGAAGAATTGAACATATAATTGGTCCAAGAGAAGCACGAGAACTTCAGAAATTTGGAGTGCTTAATGATTCAAGAGAATTTACATTTATGGGGATTGAATTATTAAAAAGTTTAGCTAAAAGATATATTTAAAAGCAATAGGTGCTAGTGCTGGCTTATACTTTGTTGGGGTTTAAGTTGTTATGTTAAACAAGTGTCTTTTTTTATAACTCTGTGCATGTTTATAAGAAAGTAGCTTCGATTTCCTCAGCGTCGCATAGCCCCGGCCGTTACCGCCAAGTGTAAGAAACAGACAACTTGATTTGAAAAATAGAAAAACAAATAAATGAACAGCCAACACATAAAACAGCACATTCACAAGCTTCGACACTCTAGCCGATGCTTCAGCTTGTAAAAGAACTGTTTTTTACCTAACCCGCATGCAACATGGAGATTATTGAATTTGGAAATATTGTATCGACTCTTATAACTAATAGTTTTCATATATCTAAAGTAGAAAGAGTTTCTGGTGATAATAATATTCTTAATGTATATAAATTCGATAAACTTGGTGCTGAAATTAGATATAGTATATTATTTTCAAATCTTACAGTTGCTGATACTATAGTTAAGTTTCTAAAAAAAATTGCACAACGATATAACTCATTACCAATTATTGTAGGTGATAATATTAAAACTGATGAATGCAAGTGCTTTACAAATGCTGAATTTTACAAAACACTTGGTGGTTATGTAAGCACTGGTTTAATTCTTATACCTAATTTAAGTGATGTTCTTAACGAATTAGGACATAATAATCTACCTGCTGGACTTATTGGGCAGCCAGACGATTTGCACGAAATTTATATCGCAGAATGCTTGCAATTCATTATGAGTTCTCCAACAAAACGTTATGGTAAAGACAGACTGTTTGAATCTTTACCTGACGGTGTTGTATTAGGCAAAGATAGATATATGATATTATTAGACTCAAAAGCCTATTCAAATGGTTTTGATTTCACAGCAGATGATATTAAAAGATTTTCTTCATACATCTTCGATTTTAATGAAAGATATGCACAATTTTTTGGTTCAATTTTCACTTTTGTTGTTGTTTCTGGGAAATTTAATGACTCAATTTCATCAATAGAAAATCGGTCTGAAGAATTATATAAGCTGGCAAATTGTAGATTGTCATGTATTGAAAGTAAAGTGTTAGGAGAAATAGTTGAACTTTTAATTACCATGCCTAAAATTAGAAATTCTATAAATTGGAAAAATATATTCACTGAAACAATTGTAGAAAAAAAGCATGTACAGAGTGAAATTAAAAGAATTGATAAAGATAAAATTCATTAAATATGGGTACATCAATTAGCCATCCTTCGAAAAGAACACCAAACTGGAGACCAGTATTTAAGTGTTATGAGAATGAAAGAATCCCTGAATATAGAGCAATTAATGAAGTTTGGAGAGCTTCTGAGAATGAAGATGAGCCTATTTCATTGCATTTAAAATCAGAAGCTGTATATAATTGTTATGAAGCTGTTAAGAGTTCAAGTTCAATTGTGGAAGCTATCCAAAAATTTAATCAATCAATTTTAATAAATAAAAACAATTCCATTGTTTCAGAATTTGCTAAAAGGGCTATACCTATGGCCTTTCAATCAAGCAGTCCTGCGAATCAATGGATTAACAGTTTCTTTTCTGAAGTCACAAACTATATTGTTTCTAGAGATATTTCTGGTTTTGTTGGCGATAACTACCGTAATAAGAATGTAAACGAACTCATTACTTATAAAAAAAATATCAATTCAAGAGTTAATCAAATACTAGGGAATGAAGACAAAAGAATAAATTCGTATTCTTCTTGGAATTCATACGTTGACAGCTCGATTGAAAAACTTAAAACTAACTAAAATGACTGTTGAAAAAGTATTTGTTTGTGAAAGACCTGTTAACAATGGCTTACATCTTTACCCTGGTCAAAATTTATACACTGGAGAAAAACCCCTCGAAAATGAATTTGGCCAGTTAAATTCCTTAGAAATAGATTTATTAAATGTTGCATCAGGAATATTTGCTTCTGACTTAGCGATTCCAAGAGATGAAAGAGAATTTTTTATCCGAGATATTGAAATAACAATTGATGTTGTCAATCTAAGTTCCTTTGAGCAAATTAAAGATTTATTAGAAACAGCATTGCTAACTGTTAGTAGAGATAACTGGACAATCAATTTTGTTCAAAAAAAAGGTGTTCCTGTTACAGATTTTAATTGGAATGAAAAAGAGGGAGCAGCATTATTATTTTCGGGAGGTCTTGACTCAATGTGTGCAGCTTCTGATTTCATCAAAGAAAATAAAGATCTTGTATTGGTTAGTCATAATTCTCATGGTAATAAAGTTGTAGATGATTGTCAGAATAATGTTCATTCTTTATTAGAGAACTATTATTCAAAACAAATCAGACATGTGCATGTTAAGGTTTATGGCAGAAATCAGGGTGATTATAATTTCCCAACTGATAGGGAAAATACACAAAGAACAAGGTCTTTTCTGTTTCTTTGTTTAGCATCTTTAGTTTCTAGGAGATGTAATTTTAATAAGGTACTTTATATGGCAGAAAATGGTCAGTTTGCAATTCATTTACCATTAAATCCATCAAGAGTAGGCCCTTTTTCAACTCATACTGCTGACCCGCAATTTGTACAAATAACAAAGGATTTACTTAAAATATTACTTAGAAATCCAGAATTTGATATTATTAATCCTTATCTATATAAGACGAAAGCAGAAGTATTCGCTTGTCTACCAGAGGAACTCAGAAAACAATCTTACTTATCTGCCAGTTGTTGGATGATATCAAGAATTCCTGATAACAAACACTGTGGGTACTGTGTTCCTTGTATATCTCGCCGGATATCACTCGAATACAATAATATTGAATTTGATGAATATGCTCATGATATTTTTAATTCTGACTTAAATAATCTTGATGATTTAGATGATAAAAGACGAAATATAGTTGATTATTTAGAGTTTATTTCAAAATTTAATAATCTAAATGACTCAAAAAAATATGAATTATTAATTGA
It encodes the following:
- a CDS encoding glycosyltransferase family 4 protein, producing MNANTHTIPSFTSQPTEILVVTSYPPRECGIATYSQDLVKSITKKFGDSFSIKICALESGPSQYSYPPEVKLVFDTSDLGRYQQVAQAINRDSRIKIVVIQHEFGFYRLHEEAFTLMVSQIEKPVVIVFHTVLPHPNEALKAKLIALTKACTSIVVMTNRSREVLVQDYDVPLRKIVVIPHGTHLVAHLDKNMLKRKHGLEGRKVLSTFGLLSSGKNIETTLQALPSIVKAQPEVMFLIIGKTHPEVVKSEGEVYRQRLTEKVKEYGLQDNVRFINSYLALPELLEYLQLSDIYVFSSNDPNQAVSGTFAYAMSCGCPIISTPIPHAKEVLTSDTGIIFDFGNSVQLADSVVRLLNDDQLRRSIRINTLQKIVSTAWENSAEAHARLLSRIADGELRLKYQLPGMNLNHIKKLTTDFGMVQFSKVNQPDLDSGYTLDDNARALVALCMHYEATTNRGDLFYIKTYLNFIRHCQQADGKFLNYVDREGNFTVQNAATNLDDANGRAIWALGYLVSQKAILPSELVVFAQTMLQKSLPQLQAMHSTRALAFAIKGLYFYFKTFRSDTVQMLVRQLANRLANMYRHESESGWRWFESYLTYANSVLPEAMLYAWLVVDDAAYKLIAFQSFDFLLSQTFTEGRIEVISNRGWHQKGKKKAHFGEQPIDVAYTIMALSKFYEIGHQKEYLLKMQVAFSWFLGNNHLRQTIYNPCTGGCYDGLEQHNINLNQGAESAVSYLMARLTVEAGVKRTLSPPMLQLGYIKRKYAQHQLFASTYSQRRVIR
- a CDS encoding lmo0937 family membrane protein, producing the protein MERFLYLLAVILVIAWLLGYFAFNVSGIIHILLVLAVISILLSIIRGRRAS